The following proteins are encoded in a genomic region of Candidatus Hydrogenedentota bacterium:
- the dtd gene encoding D-tyrosyl-tRNA(Tyr) deacylase, with product MRAVVQRVSESSVSVNGHVVGRIGRGLLVLLGVAHSDSVDDVKQLADKVAGLRCFQDDASKFNLSVEDIGGSVLAVSQFTLYGDCRKGRRPSFTDAARPEHAIPLYESFVELLRQRNIHVETGEFGAHMDVRLVNDGPVTLLLDSQKAF from the coding sequence ATGCGCGCAGTAGTCCAGCGAGTTTCCGAATCATCGGTATCCGTGAATGGCCACGTTGTCGGACGGATTGGCCGGGGACTGCTGGTGCTTTTGGGAGTGGCGCACTCCGATTCGGTAGACGATGTCAAACAACTGGCCGACAAAGTAGCCGGGTTGAGGTGTTTTCAAGACGACGCAAGCAAGTTCAATCTGTCTGTTGAAGACATCGGCGGAAGTGTTCTTGCCGTTTCACAATTTACATTGTATGGAGATTGCCGTAAGGGCCGCCGCCCATCGTTTACGGATGCGGCCCGGCCGGAGCACGCTATTCCTCTCTACGAGTCCTTTGTCGAGCTTCTGCGTCAACGGAACATTCACGTCGAAACGGGCGAATTTGGGGCGCATATGGATGTCCGTCTGGTCAATGACGGTCCGGTGACCTTGCTCCTCGATTCGCAAAAGGCCTTCTGA